In a genomic window of Rhododendron vialii isolate Sample 1 chromosome 12a, ASM3025357v1:
- the LOC131309820 gene encoding uncharacterized protein LOC131309820 has product MAGNQGRRLSCVAGIWMGLIIILLVAQALVAEAAADDQTVNESPCVSACRKKCFACYFRRCYVLPWCFNKCKAKCSARVVSEAINVPFNCAKHKCSKFAPDLKEFEVCANSCNHDCNAK; this is encoded by the exons atggctggAAATCAAGGTAGGAGATTATCATGTGTTGCGGGAATTTGGATGGGATTGATCATAATACTACTAGTAGCTCAAGCACTCGTGGCGGAGGCAGCAGCTGATGATCAGACGGTAAATGAAAGCCCCTGCGTTTCGGCATGTCGGAAGAAATGCTTTGCATGTTATTTCAGACGCTGTTATGTTCTTCCCTGGTGCTTTAACAAGTGCAAAGCTAAGTGCAGTGCAAGGGTTGTTTCTGAAGCCATAAATGTGCCTTTCAACTGTGCAAAACACAAGTGCTCCAAATTTGCACCAG ATTTGAAGGAATTTGAAGTCTGTGCAAACAGTTGCAACCACGACTGCAACGCCAAATAG